The genome window ATTgttatgtgcaaaattttattgtttactactcgttacaaaaattgtttaagcaCACATATTGTGatttcataaatgaaaaataaattacatatataaaacttctacatatgtgaaatattgatatttaagGTTGTTTAAAAAGGCTACAACTAATTATTGGTTGAGTAGAGTGGTCCAAAAACGGCAACGGCAAGAGAACACACCCAAACTTCGTAAACCAAACCTCGAAATTATGTAAACTGCTGCAACGGTTTGACAATATGATATCTCGATTTCTTAAACTATTTCCTCACATCAGTCGGAATTAAATATGCTATATTAATTCTTAGATACGTTTGCACAAAAGCATTAAATACGAATACATGTAAATCACAGCAAAATGTATTGAAGATTGCTTAGATATCATCATTAAGTAAATTGCCAGCCAATTCTACCTTTTCACCAGGCTTAAATGCAGGCATGCCAAGATATGGACATGAAGAACAACGGAAAGCATCACCCAAGTAGCACTAGAAAGAAATtcgttaattataattttatgaaaatgaagAGTTGTAGCTTACATTGCCACAGCTGGATTTAGCATTTGCTGTGTCAGCCTTGGACTTTTGTGCAGCCTCAGATTCAAGCTCTTCCGCTAAACCGCAAGAACAATTTTTGCAGGCCTTTCGTTTACCAGTGGTGCCACAAACTACACATAATGagagaaataatatatattatacactTATTTTGCACACTCTATTAGCAGATTATTTGaataacataaattaaaacattttgcaTACCTCTCAAACTTTCAGGATCCGGTTTTTTCTTATCCTCTTCATCCAACAAATCATCTTCATCGATTAGTTCTTCATCGCCATCACCATTAACTTTCCATACTGATGGTGTTTTGCCGTCTTTCTTAGCAAAGGACAGTTTGATTGCTGAACCAGTTTCATAATTTGGTTTCTGACTAGTCAAAGTGCCGTCGTCCTTATTTATGCTAACGTTAATGAAACCAGAAAGTTTTAGTTCTTGTTGAAAAACTTCCGGTGTACCAAAAATACTGGCTAAATATAATTTCCCATTTGGCTTCAGCAAGCGTAGCAATTTATCGAAAGCATCTGTCAACTGTgcgttttcaattacaattagATCAAACGTGGACTCGCCGTAAGTAGCTGCATTAAGTATGTTGGGACACAAAAgtttccaaataaatttcagCTGAgtcatttgtttttgtgaaataGTGCTTACCGAAAGTCAAGCGATTGATATTTTCTAGAATAACCTCGCCACCAGTGGCCTCTTTCAACTTTTCTGTACTGGCCTGTACAAGAGATGATTGTGTCCATATGAAAAGTGTTTTCTCTGAGCCTTTGAATTGTtccattttattaatattttattatctatATAAGATACTTTTTGGGTATTATATAGGAATTTGCACAATCTGTTAAGATAGTTTGTATGCTTTATAGATTTTTGTTGTACACGATAATAAACAGCTGATTGTGACATTTCGATCTAGAGCTgctcatttattttaaaatatttcgaacATCCGGTTTAATTTGCTAGTGCATTGTTCCGTATGATTTAGGTTTTTATCATTatactttacaaatttttattattttccaaaaagctAAATATGTTCACTAAACGCAATATGTCAGAAAATATAGattatgaaatattattaaatttaattattgtttttaatggATTCCTCTATTACCACTTTGTTGAACAAACCCGGCACCAAATGTCAAAAATTCGAACTGTCAAAACCGATTTGTCATTCGACTGGCAATtctgttttctttctttctatCTCTCTTTCTCGACTCCATCTTGGACCGCGTGGACATCATTTCCTAAAGGTTAGTGAATTTTTCGTGAAAAAGTGCTCAAATAACACAAAATTCACACTAAAAATACCTAATAAAAGTGCATAAGCAACAACGTTAATTCCCAATAATGAAATTCGTActaaatatttgtgaattttgCAGGCAACCAAGACAAGCAAAAATATGACCAATTCAAAGGGTTATCGTCGCGGCACCCGAGACATGTTCTCGCGCCCCTTCCGCAAGCATGGTACCATTCCCCTGTCAACATACATGCGTGTATTCAAAAACGGCGATATTGTCGACATTAAAGGACATGGTGCCGTACAAAAGGGTATGCCCTACAAGGCTTACCACGGTAAAACCGGTCGTGTATACAACGTTACCCCACATGCCGTTGGTGTCATTGTAAACAAACGTGTGCGCGGTAAGATCCTACCCAAACGTATTAATGTACGTATTGAACATGTACATCACTCCAAGTGCCGTGAGGATTTCTTGCGCCGTGTCAAGGAGAATGAGCTTAAATTGAAGGAAGCTAAGGCTAAGGGCGTATATGTGAATTTGAAACGTCAACCCAAGGCACCTAAACCAGCTCACTTCGTTAAGCAGATTGAGGAACCAATCCAATTGGCACCAATTCCATACGAATTCGTTGCTTAAGCGGgcttttttatgtatgtaattctgttttttagaaagtatgtgaaaaaataaatggaaacaAATTCTATGGAAACTGGACTTTTTGCTCTTATTATAATCATATGAAATGTTAGATTTGATAGCAATTggaagttatttttttaaatattaaaataatatattttgaaaatatatagttATAGATTTGATTTAAATCTGTATGCTTCAAATAAACAGTAATCCTTCAGAAGATAAACTCAAACTATTAAACCgttattcattaaattttgactTTCTAATATAGGTTTAAATTTTGTCTtctcattaaaattattaataaaaagttagcatcaatttaaaatttatttatgcgtTGGtatgataaacaaaaaattacattgcacggttataaaaaatttaaaattataaatcagGTACCCAGTAATTATTAAAGAATTACTTTTGTTAGCACTAGGCTATACTCCAACCGTCAAAATACATCACTGACTGCCCGCCAATACCAAAGAAAAACTTTCCTTTCACAACACTGTTTTTGACATTTACAAAATTCCGTGAAATTTTCCGCAACGTGCTTTTTAACTTTTCTCGCACACGTCtgcaattattttgaaatacgACTTAATTGTCGGAAAACCAATAAATTTGGTTTCTTTTTAAGTTAAACGAGAAATGTTAGGAAATTGTGAAGTAGGAATAACGCAGTTTAGTAAAGGTGAAGTGATTCAATTAAAACGCGGAAGTAAAAGAACAATACATACACTTGAGTTTCATAAACGTATGCACCCAGCTGCGGTGGAGGTTAATCACATTTCTGTGGTACATTCTTAAATAGCCATCCCAATTATAACCTATACGTTacgttttacaaaatatttgtagaactAGTGATTTCGCTTTGAAACGATATTTAACTGTGCAATAATGTCGTCGGTATATAGCGCTAAAACTGGGCTTTCGTCCATCCTAAAAGCATATTCACCAGCTGAACGAGAAAGGGCCAAAAACATAGCTATCAACAAGGTTCGTTTTGAGATACCCAAACAAAAGGGTATCTTGGATGCAGTCGAAGCCGTCAATGCACACAACAACTTTCAGCCTTTAAATGAATTTGTGGCATTTCTAAAGGAAACTGAAATAAGCGTAAGTTTATTGTGTGCATTTTACACCaatatgcatttatttgattatttttaattacaaatgcaGGACAATGAATTTTCGCAAATAATGTCGGATGCACACAAATTAATATATGATTTAAGTCCAAAATTCACCAATATGGTAGAGGCACTCATCTCGCTACCATGGACAAAAAGACAACCAGCGGCATTGCAAGCTTATACAgaattttatattgatattatGGTTGCACACAATAAATATGTGGAATTCGGCATACCCAAGTTGATTTCATTGTGGATACCAGCTGATGCTGATGAGTCAATGTGGCCAAATGGCACACCAATAGATAATGTTAAGATAGAATTAGACGCAATACATCATTTGTTGGATCGCATTTTAACAGCTATACCAATGAGTTTTGAAGTCGTGCTGGAAACTATTGAAAATAAGTTTCCATACTTCAAGAAAGCAACTCATGTAATCGCCGGTTATGTACATAACGTGCTTTGGTTAACTGAATATAAACCCATCTTCACCGAATTCGTCATGCAATTGTTAATACAAAAGTAAGTGTAttggtttttcgaaaaaattgttaatattaatctgaatttttcacttttctagaTTGGTTGTGTTGGATGTCAATGCACCAAGAAGTGAAATAGAGGAAACAGAATGTGAAGAGGATGAAGATTTGGAAGAAGAAAATGAGGAccaagaaatttttgaaatggaCGATTGCCAAAAATGTaagaacaaatttaattttaataatttagtatatttatgtaaactaacggcatttttatttactttcagcTTCTGGCATTAATCAAAAGGACGATGATTTGTTGCCAATGAAGCATGCTATTGCGCATACACTCGATATTTGCATGGAGAAAATGTTTAATTTCTTAGATACAAGAAATCCGTATGCTCTCAATGTTACCGCAGAACAAAGACTGCAACTGAACAAATTTTGGAAAGTGCTGCTTACAGCTTTTGATAATGTGATATTGCCTTCCCACAATACGCACCATGtgcagtttttattattttaccacAGTAGTTTTAAGgtaagtttatttttgtttaagccTTAGTatagattttcaaataattatacGCATTCACCTATTAATACAGAACACAATCGCAGAGGCTTTTCTACAATCCCTTTGggacaaaattaaaaatccaaatgtgTCGGCAGTCATACGACAGGCAGCTGTTGGTTACATAGCCAGTTTCTTGGCGCGTGCAAAATTTTTGCCACTAcagtaagttatttttaatattattttaaaattggctagcttttattaaaaatttatatttttaaaattgatatttgtttatattgtttttaattttaaaattcaatattttcttatttttagagTACTAAAATACTACTTGAAAGAACTCTGTGATTGGGCGCATCAGTATATTCAACGCTGTGATCAGTACCGTCAAAATGGTTCCTTGAAAGCCAACATTGTATTTTTCTCACTGTGCCAAGCTGTTTTCTATGTTATCGCATTTCGCAGTCGCGATTTAACGGCTGACAGAAAAAGTATGTTTTTCTTTACTAAtttcaaacacatacatattcctaaaaaaattacaatttgcaGGTTTACTGTTCCTACAATCTCTACAACTGTCCGCAATAGTTACTTGCAACTTCAATCCACTACGCGTCTGTCTGCCCGCTGTGGCCACTGCATTTGCTGGCGTAACGCGTGCCTATCAGTTGGCCTATTGTCATGCGATATTGGAACGAAATGCACGTCGTAAATTAGCAACAGTGTATGCTAATGATACCGCCACACCAGAAGAAACACTTGACACATTCTTTCCCTTTGATCcgtatttattgaaaatgtacgtattatttgttgtttttggataTAATtcaaattctaatattttttgttatttttcacattttaggtcggagaaaaaaattacacCACATTATCTGCAATACCAAGCCAGTGAAGCTGAGGAGGCATCCGTAGTTGCCACACATATGTCGCCACTGCGGCAGCGCAAACGTGGCGATTCTGAAATGTGTGATGACATTGATGATTTCATAGTAGCTGATAAGCgtcaaaaaattatggaattagCGCGTAGTCAGGAGCGCGAAGCGCAATTCACATACGGACTATCGCCGGGTTTTCATATGTAAATGGACTTGATATTGGCGTATTGGTGCTGTTTCcattatttagttaattttctTCAACTGTTGCACTAGGTGTTATATTCacagaaacatatttttttatgtttgaaagTTGtgatttttagtaatttatttttatttttttgaggatATTTAACCTAAATTATTTGTGCAACAGCATGTTTGGGCCACTTTAATAGATACTTTTGCGTTTAAAGTATAGACTATTGTAAGACttgtaaaaaattagtttttcaaaAGAAATGTATTTTCGTTTCCATAtaacaatgaaattatttaagttTAGTTAGTGTAGATGTAGTAGTTGTAAAAGTTGTACAACAGTGAAATCAAAATAATATGCATACAATGAACTGCAGTGCGTTTTACTTTTTGTTGGTCGATTTCAATTTCTGTATGCCATGCCTTACTTTTAAATGTGCTATCCTTTGACCAGAAGTGCGGAATGCGAGCTCACAGTGTTCACATTTAAACGGCTGCACGCCGGTATGCAGCCTTAAATGCACATTGAGCGCTTTCTTGGTCAAATAAGTTTTCGTACAAACGATACAAATGTGTTTTGCACGCTCTGTGGCGTGTGTTAGCATATGCTGCTTTAACGTACTGCTCAAACTAAAACTTTTATCACATGTGGCACATTTATGTAAACGCTCACCTGTATGCACAACTAAATGACGTTTCAAATCGCATTGTTTACGAAATTTCTCCTTACAAATATGACATTTATGACGTTGCGGTGAATTTTTCACgcgttttttacttttatgttgCATATTTGTTGCACGACGTTTTGTTATTACATTAAATTCCGCAACTTTGACGGAGGCAGGATTTATTAAGCTGGTGACAAACCCTAAAGCATTAATTATATTTGTTGCATTCGGCTGCTGATTGGATTTATCTGTGTTTAGTAAACAATTCAAGTGTGTCAACATGTGTGTTCTACAACGCGCTTTAGTTTCTAAGACACGCGCGCAATAGGAGCATTTGAAGCAACGAAGAAAAGCTGAAGCGGATATGCGTCGTTTACGACTGTAAGACCCATGATATATACGCCGGTGATCACGTAATGTGGAGGAATTGGAAAAATGtctacaaaaagaaattaataaatatatattatatttataggcAGAAGTAGTAAACTTAAACCTTTCACAAGTAATGCATTTCCATTTAGACACAACACGCTTCCTTTTTAAGTGTTGCGATTTGTTGGTTGTTTCTGGTGGGGAAACTGCAGTGGAACAATCTGGTATTTCGTAGCTGCTTTCCATGCTATTAGTATTTGTATAGATTTCAGTAGGTGTTGGTAGTAGTTGTTGCAAAAATTTAGAGTCTGCATcaatttgtttatgtttgtgGTAAGTAAGTGCGATGCTGGATTTGAACATTTCTTCGCACATTTTGCATTTATATGCGACTTGATAAATTTGCTCGTGGGTGCTAAAATCattaacaacaatattatatatttatttattaaaatgtatatattaattatacatatacctCATATGTTTGTCCAGCATTCGCAGTGAACTAAATCCTTTACTACAAACTGCGCAGGGATAATACTTTGCTGGTATGCCTTGCTGCTCATCTAAACGATGTATCTTCATATGCTCATGCAGTTTCGATTTGGTGCTGAATGCACGCTCACACAAACCACAGTTATAGGGCCGCTCGCTTGTATGCACACGTCGGTGTCTTAAATTAAGCGACATATTTATTGATTCTTGTATGGttaaatttcacatattttatgtAGTGTGCTAACCTGATGTAATCGTATGATTTTCGAAATTCTTTAGCGCAAaattcacatatatatacagcACATCCATCTTTCCTTACAGTGCGCTGCACACCCAGATAGTATTCAATGCCTTGTGCATTTAAACGATCTTTAAGTAACACCTCATTGATTATACGTTCCTCTTCTTGTTGCTGTGTTGGcacttcaataaaatttttggagttgtctaaaatatttatgtttgtagcATCTAAATTCTCTTCAACTTCCAAAACTGGCGTTTGTAAGGAATTCATTtccatttgaaatgttttcagTTGCTCCAAAACGCTTTGAGTTAATGCCAAATCATCGGCCTCTTCTATTTTATCAAAAGCATTTTTAGATTTATTACCATCTTTGTGCACCAAATTTATGTGTCTACTAAGTTTTTGTTTGTTCCCATACACAGATGGACATCGGTCGCAGGCGTAGCTCTCTGCATGTTCCAATCTTTTTGACGGGTGCACCTTTTCATCATGTAAAcgtaaattacttttttgagcAAAGCTGTTTTGGGAAAAGTATATGCGATTAATATAAATGTGTTATATGTACAAGACTTACCTAAGTGGACATTTAATGCATTGGAAACGCTTTAAATTTAAGTCGTGCTTCTCTAAATAATGCCGTCGCAATGAGGAATCCTGTGAAAATCGCTTATGACATTCCGAGCACTACTCCAGCAAaatatgtttcaaaattaaatcatttatatataaaaataaaataatttttacttcaaaGGGTTTATTTGGCAAATGTATAACTTCATGACGACGCAGAAGAGATGGTTTTGTAAATCGCTTACTGCATGTAAGACACATAAATCGGCCAGCCTTATGGGTAATTCGAGATCCTTGATTACTAGGAGGGCCTTCTATATTGCACTGCtgtaaaattaaagatttaattgatttttttttaataattcaaaacgCATACGCTGTCATCCATAACGTCTAAAATATTCTCTAATATTGAAAGTTTAATATTTGCGATTGATTTAAATGTAATTcgctaaatattatttttgtttattaaaaatcaaataaaagaagtcaatattacaaacaaaactgaataacaaatattaggcaaaacaaaacaaaaaggcgGTAGAATCTTATGTGGGAATTGGGCAACACTAAAATTGATAAAGTTTGTTTCTTAACTGCTAACTATCACTAGCTGTCAAAGTTCCTGAGAAAGCTGCTAGTTTCTGTTATTGACATTTCTTCTAGTATGAAATACCATATGaagaattatattattataacacGCGATGATTTTGCTTATtataacaaacatatatgttatgaaattaaaaatgtaattaaaaatataaaatgtaagactttaaaaacattatttgtcaatgtaaaaattaagggttaccaacaacacaattccattttttaaattaattaatccGGCAACACATTCGTGTCGTTCAATTCATATGACGTTTTACAAATTCACGCGTGCTAGGCggtgattttatatttttaataattaaaaatttcaatgtaaatatttgtatttaatacaaattcaaaaatgtcTCTGTTTGTTTTGGATACTGCTGGTGATACAAATTTGCTAGAACGTGAATCGCATGGCACAGCTACAGTTGAAAGCAATTCACAATGGCGTACGTTGGAAGAAGGCGTCAGGCAGGACCCAGAAACAGTCAACAAAGAAGTAGAAGTGGAAAATGATGATGAAGATGAGGATGAG of Bactrocera dorsalis isolate Fly_Bdor unplaced genomic scaffold, ASM2337382v1 BdCtg219, whole genome shotgun sequence contains these proteins:
- the LOC105221805 gene encoding zinc finger protein 91 isoform X1; this encodes MDDSQCNIEGPPSNQGSRITHKAGRFMCLTCSKRFTKPSLLRRHEVIHLPNKPFECSECHKRFSQDSSLRRHYLEKHDLNLKRFQCIKCPLSFAQKSNLRLHDEKVHPSKRLEHAESYACDRCPSVYGNKQKLSRHINLVHKDGNKSKNAFDKIEEADDLALTQSVLEQLKTFQMEMNSLQTPVLEVEENLDATNINILDNSKNFIEVPTQQQEEERIINEVLLKDRLNAQGIEYYLGVQRTVRKDGCAVYICEFCAKEFRKSYDYIRHRRVHTSERPYNCGLCERAFSTKSKLHEHMKIHRLDEQQGIPAKYYPCAVCSKGFSSLRMLDKHMSTHEQIYQVAYKCKMCEEMFKSSIALTYHKHKQIDADSKFLQQLLPTPTEIYTNTNSMESSYEIPDCSTAVSPPETTNKSQHLKRKRVVSKWKCITCERHFSNSSTLRDHRRIYHGSYSRKRRISASAFLRCFKCSYCARVLETKARCRTHMLTHLNCLLNTDKSNQQPNATNIINALGFVTSLINPASVKVAEFNVITKRRATNMQHKSKKRVKNSPQRHKCHICKEKFRKQCDLKRHLVVHTGERLHKCATCDKSFSLSSTLKQHMLTHATERAKHICIVCTKTYLTKKALNVHLRLHTGVQPFKCEHCELAFRTSGQRIAHLKVRHGIQKLKSTNKK
- the LOC105221806 gene encoding RNA polymerase I-specific transcription initiation factor RRN3, translating into MSSVYSAKTGLSSILKAYSPAERERAKNIAINKVRFEIPKQKGILDAVEAVNAHNNFQPLNEFVAFLKETEISDNEFSQIMSDAHKLIYDLSPKFTNMVEALISLPWTKRQPAALQAYTEFYIDIMVAHNKYVEFGIPKLISLWIPADADESMWPNGTPIDNVKIELDAIHHLLDRILTAIPMSFEVVLETIENKFPYFKKATHVIAGYVHNVLWLTEYKPIFTEFVMQLLIQKLVVLDVNAPRSEIEETECEEDEDLEEENEDQEIFEMDDCQKSSGINQKDDDLLPMKHAIAHTLDICMEKMFNFLDTRNPYALNVTAEQRLQLNKFWKVLLTAFDNVILPSHNTHHVQFLLFYHSSFKNTIAEAFLQSLWDKIKNPNVSAVIRQAAVGYIASFLARAKFLPLQVLKYYLKELCDWAHQYIQRCDQYRQNGSLKANIVFFSLCQAVFYVIAFRSRDLTADRKSLLFLQSLQLSAIVTCNFNPLRVCLPAVATAFAGVTRAYQLAYCHAILERNARRKLATVYANDTATPEETLDTFFPFDPYLLKMSEKKITPHYLQYQASEAEEASVVATHMSPLRQRKRGDSEMCDDIDDFIVADKRQKIMELARSQEREAQFTYGLSPGFHM
- the LOC105221802 gene encoding anamorsin homolog, with the translated sequence MEQFKGSEKTLFIWTQSSLVQASTEKLKEATGGEVILENINRLTFATYGESTFDLIVIENAQLTDAFDKLLRLLKPNGKLYLASIFGTPEVFQQELKLSGFINVSINKDDGTLTSQKPNYETGSAIKLSFAKKDGKTPSVWKVNGDGDEELIDEDDLLDEEDKKKPDPESLRVCGTTGKRKACKNCSCGLAEELESEAAQKSKADTANAKSSCGNCYLGDAFRCSSCPYLGMPAFKPGEKVELAGNLLNDDI
- the LOC105221804 gene encoding 60S ribosomal protein L21, which translates into the protein MTNSKGYRRGTRDMFSRPFRKHGTIPLSTYMRVFKNGDIVDIKGHGAVQKGMPYKAYHGKTGRVYNVTPHAVGVIVNKRVRGKILPKRINVRIEHVHHSKCREDFLRRVKENELKLKEAKAKGVYVNLKRQPKAPKPAHFVKQIEEPIQLAPIPYEFVA
- the LOC105221805 gene encoding zinc finger protein 91 isoform X2 gives rise to the protein MDDSCNIEGPPSNQGSRITHKAGRFMCLTCSKRFTKPSLLRRHEVIHLPNKPFECSECHKRFSQDSSLRRHYLEKHDLNLKRFQCIKCPLSFAQKSNLRLHDEKVHPSKRLEHAESYACDRCPSVYGNKQKLSRHINLVHKDGNKSKNAFDKIEEADDLALTQSVLEQLKTFQMEMNSLQTPVLEVEENLDATNINILDNSKNFIEVPTQQQEEERIINEVLLKDRLNAQGIEYYLGVQRTVRKDGCAVYICEFCAKEFRKSYDYIRHRRVHTSERPYNCGLCERAFSTKSKLHEHMKIHRLDEQQGIPAKYYPCAVCSKGFSSLRMLDKHMSTHEQIYQVAYKCKMCEEMFKSSIALTYHKHKQIDADSKFLQQLLPTPTEIYTNTNSMESSYEIPDCSTAVSPPETTNKSQHLKRKRVVSKWKCITCERHFSNSSTLRDHRRIYHGSYSRKRRISASAFLRCFKCSYCARVLETKARCRTHMLTHLNCLLNTDKSNQQPNATNIINALGFVTSLINPASVKVAEFNVITKRRATNMQHKSKKRVKNSPQRHKCHICKEKFRKQCDLKRHLVVHTGERLHKCATCDKSFSLSSTLKQHMLTHATERAKHICIVCTKTYLTKKALNVHLRLHTGVQPFKCEHCELAFRTSGQRIAHLKVRHGIQKLKSTNKK